A genomic window from Vigna radiata var. radiata cultivar VC1973A chromosome 2, Vradiata_ver6, whole genome shotgun sequence includes:
- the LOC106755644 gene encoding uncharacterized protein LOC106755644, whose amino-acid sequence MTLQTVGVSLFGGEMGKREKQKQKHERRNRGRSSFSYLQEDQDFDDTPRLSPSGEEPVDDSNAEEEEDDADEATISHENQSHDMPSKFLLYQQSVQSPKGDISYMQKFFLMYVGGRVALHLQEDFCGTAFLSTEWLRSDSRRTAVGLDLDNEALNWCVENNIPSLGADGFSRISLFHGNVLQPLESELVNKDPQKLVSNVSLAQNEENMQAGVLESDDPAGSVAEDYKFTKRNIILPGRDIVCAFNYSCCCLHKRADLVLYFKHARDALSTKGGIFVMDLYGGTSSEHKLRLQRRFPNFTYVWEQAEFDIIQRKTRISLHFHLKKEQRKLRHAFSYSWRLWTLPEIKDCLEEAGFRSVHFWVREMPDSSEIMKTEGFGAGKNVKYEEATSFQQQDSWNAYIVGVA is encoded by the exons ATGACGTTACAAACAGTTGGGGTTTCACTTTTCGGCGGCGAAATGGGTAAACGAGAaaagcagaagcagaagcatGAGAGGCGTAACCGTGGAAGAAGCTCCTTCAGCTATCTTCAAGAAGACCAAGATTTTGATGACACTCCAAGACTCTCACCTTCCGGTGAAGAACCTGTTGATGACAGCAATgcggaagaagaagaagatgatgctGACGAAGCAACAATAAGTCACGAAAACCAATCGCACGATATGCCTTCGAagttcctcctttatcaacaaTCTGTGCAG TCTCCTAAAGGAGACATAAGTTATATGCAAAAGTTCTTTCTCATGTACGTGGGTGGAAGGGTAGCCCTTCATCTTCAAGAAGATTTCTGTGGTACTGCGTTTCTTAG TACAGAATGGCTCCGCAGTGATTCAAGAAGAACAGCGGTAGGATTAGATTTGGATAATGAAGCACTTAATTGGTGCGTGGAAAACAACATACCTTCACTTGGAGCTGATGGATTTTCAAGAATATCCCTCTTTCATGGGAATGTCCTACAACCTCTTGAGTCTGAGCTTGTGAACAAGGATCCTCAGAAGCTGGTAAGCAACGTTTCATTGGCAcagaatgaagaaaatatgCAGGCTGGTGTGCTGGAATCTGATGATCCAGCAGGCTCTGTTGCGGAAGATTATAAGTTTACTAAGAGAAACATAATATTACCTGGAAGAGATATTGTGTGTGCTTTTAACTACAGCTGCTGTTGTCTACATAAACGAGCAGACCTGGTTTTGTATTTCAAGCATGCTCGTGATGCCTTGTCAACTAAAGGTGGAATTTTTGTGATGGATTTATATGGGGGTACATCTTCAGAGCACAAGTTGAGGCTTCAAAGAAGATTTCCTAATTTTACG TATGTATGGGAGCAAGCTGAATTTGATATCATTCAACGGAAGACAAGGATTAGCCTCCATTTCCATTTGAAGAAGGAACAAAGAAAACTTCGTCATGCATTTTCATACAGCTGGCGGTT GTGGACGTTGCCTGAGATTAAGGATTGCCTGGAAGAGGCTGGATTTCGATCTGTTCATTTTTGGGTTCGAGAGATGCCAGACAGCTCGGAAATTATGAAGACAGAGGGATTTGGTGCAGGAAAGAATGTAAAATATGAAGAGGCAACAAGTTTTCAGCAACAAGATTCTTGGAATGCTTACATAGTTGGTGTTGCATGA
- the LOC106755888 gene encoding UDP-D-apiose/UDP-D-xylose synthase 2-like: MLSICMIGGGGFIGSHLCEKLVAETNHKAVVVDVSSEKIDHLLDRSLPWAHRIEFHQLNIKSDSRLETLIKSSDLTINLAAICTPADYNTRPLETIYSNFVDSIPVIKYCAENKKRLIHFSTCEIYGKTIGSFLPEEFRKDPKYFILKEDESPCIFGPISKQRWSYACAKQMTDRLIYAEYAENGLDFTIVRPYNWIGPRMDFIPGVDGPSDGVPRVLACFSNSLLRGEPLKLVDGGKSQRTFLYIKDAIDAVALMIDNPERANGYIFNVGNPDNEVSVKELAELMIKAYAKVSGAPASSMSTVNVSAEDFYGKGYDDSDRRIPDMTFITRQLAWKPRTPLDELLDVTLQYQHRTYSRAIERELSKPSN, from the exons CCAACCACAAGGCAGTAGTGGTGGACGTCTCCTCGGAGAAAATCGACCACCTCCTCGACAGGTCCCTTCCCTGGGCGCACCGCATCGAGTTTCACCAACTCAACATCAAGAGCGATTCCCGACTCGAAACACTCATCAAATCCTCGGATCTC ACGATCAATCTTGCTGCAATTTGCACGCCGGCTGATTACAACACACGCCCTTTGGAGACCATCTATAGCAACTTCGTTGATTCGATTCCGGTG ATTAAGTATTGCGCTGAAAACAAGAAACGTTTGATCCATTTTTCTACGTGTGAGATTTACGGGAAGACTATAGGAAGCTTTCTCCCAGAGGAATTTCGAAAG GACCCCAAATATTTCATTCTCAAGGAAGATGAGAGTCCTTGTATTTTTGGTCCAATTAGCAAGCAGAGATGGTCTTATGCCTGTGCAAAGCAAATGACAGACAGGCTAATATATG CTGAGTACGCGGAGAATGGCCTCGATTTCACCATTGTTAGACCTTATAACTGGATTGGCCCAAGAATGGACTTCATTCCTGGTGTGGATGGCCCAAGTGACGGTGTCCCACGAGTCTTAGCTTGTTTCAGTAAT AGTCTCCTGCGTGGGGAGCCTCTTAAACTTGTTGACGGTGGGAAATCACAGAGAACCTTTCTCTACATTAAGGATGCAATCGATGCTGTTGCGTTAATGATT GACAACCCTGAAAGAGCAAATGGGTATATATTTAATGTGGGAAACCCAGACAATGAAGTATCTGTGAAGGAACTGGCTGAGCTTATGATAAAG gCTTATGCAAAGGTGTCTGGTGcacctgcttctagtatgtccACTGTAAACGTGAGTGCAGAAGATTTCTATGGTAAAGGCTATGATGACAGTGATAGGCGCATCCCTGACATGACATTTATCACCAGGCAGCTTG CTTGGAAACCAAGGACACCTCTCGATGAACTGTTGGATGTTACCCTCCAATATCAACACCGGACATACTCTCGTGCCATCGAGAGAGAACTTTCAAAACCGTCAAATTGA